From the Ostrinia nubilalis chromosome 16, ilOstNubi1.1, whole genome shotgun sequence genome, one window contains:
- the LOC135079430 gene encoding mitochondrial import inner membrane translocase subunit TIM50-C-like encodes MSLRKALFLTKAICCKTTKLQTTNFARPKYWLFTANSARFYSAENIGDKNKDGKAAEKVDILGRFFPQSPIKDIDAQEIKKEQEQFEKENKEKTEENEKSWRRMKIGFAVFGVSLTVMGGCLVVEMGAPRRGDDGQPLQDEFSNLPTVLQYLKRTWKELTFYEKMIKEPSREKLLPDVLPAPYQPAYTLVLEFTDVLVHPDWSYQTGWRFKKRPGVDQFLQTVAASNYEVVIFTSENAFMIWPVIDKLDPENKLISYRLFRDSTHFIDGVHVKNLEGLNRDLSKVIVVDWNKGATKFHPENSLILKKWKGADDDTSLLDLANLLQTIAMSEVADVREVLLYYSQFDDPIAAFRDNQRKLLEQLEERERGNKAEPPLTSSWLRTFTRR; translated from the exons atgtctcTTCGAAAAGCACTATTTCTGACTAAAGCTATTTGTTGTAAAACTACAAAACTTCAGACTACAAATTTTGCTAGGCCAAAGTACTGGTTATTTACGGCGAATTCAGCAAGATTTTATTCAGCCGAAAATATAG GTGACAAAAATAAAGATGGCAAGGCAGCAGAGAAGGTAGACATATTAGGGCGCTTCTTTCCACAAAGCCCTATCAAAGACATTGACGCACAGGAAATTAAGAAGGAGCAGGAACAGTTCGAGAAAGAGAACAAAGAGAAGACGGAGGAAAATGAGAAAAGTTGGAGAAGGATGAAGATTGG GTTCGCAGTCTTCGGTGTCTCCCTAACAGTGATGGGCGGCTGCCTGGTGGTGGAGATGGGTGCCCCGAGGCGCGGCGACGACGGCCAGCCGCTGCAGGACGAGTTCTCCAACCTGCCGACTGTGCTGCAGTACCTTAAACGCACGTGGAAGGAGCTCACGTTCTACGAGAAG ATGATAAAGGAGCCGTCCCGCGAGAAGCTGCTGCCGGACGTGCTGCCGGCGCCCTACCAGCCAGCCTATACGCTCGTGCTCGAGTTCACTGATGTGCTGGTGCACCCCGACTGGTCCTACCAGACTGGATGGCG CTTCAAAAAGCGTCCCGGCGTAGACCAGTTCCTGCAAACAGTAGCTGCCTCCAACTATGAGGTGGTGATATTTACTTCCGAGAACGCGTTCATGATCTGGCCCGTCATCGACAAGCTGGACCCCGAGAACAAGCTCATCTCCTACCGCCTGTTCCGCGATTCTACGCACTTTATTGACGGAGTGCATGTCAAGAACTTGGAGGGACTCAACCGGGATCTGTCTAAG gttattGTAGTCGATTGGAATAAAGGAGCGACCAAGTTCCACCCGGAGAACTCTTTAATACTGAAGAAGTGGAAAGGCGCCGACGATGACACGTCGCTACTAGATctcgcgaacttattacaaa CGATCGCGATGTCAGAAGTGGCAGACGTTCGCGAGGTGTTGCTCTACTACAGCCAGTTCGACGACCCCATCGCGGCCTTCCGCGACAACCAGCGCAAGCTGCTTGAGCAGCTCGAGGAGCGCGAGCGCGGCAACAAGGCTGAACCGCCGCTTACCTCCAGCTGGCTGAGGACTTTCACCAGGCGCTAG
- the LOC135079569 gene encoding uncharacterized protein LOC135079569 — MAELRQPEDQELGAEFVVDSTAPVEEILQNLIEREHYSKAYKFYRYLLVQRRHTANACWNLHYTLPGHPLKVFADGWDGDIELDYFEPFPYRSTMPKIITPMRNMNKTDPVTDYMKMKNDWKHEIAIIKKQSGRKVVRKLNNDVMQVSKFLIDLAATMEKDPDPNFDSTFNWYYAGSGNLQLVCINWVDYLLHSEFSVVYLTRFHRDSTVSIENEHTSSFDCKAGNILETICSSQNIVALRTKRSIIMLKIIETDDNINFELLKKFDSDVPFTSIRFDKHHTNILYVTTLDGNLKIVNVDRVTARSVKLVRQSKSDVNNWNCVIGGERATYAHIERRSITFYDKRTHDAVFKWSGLRQIIDEVRCNDITAATLVEGSPALYFATDHHLFLFDARNSGAKRPLLRWTHGLKCAPTYLAVASAEDNREVVVVTSQWCEDACVVSNYSDCVQRAGAAPGVCLPYHPPNLLQVLHEARLRMLCCSLASPIERRLSAATTGLLALPHAANTLLLTHNSLGDIAYRTIHPDYMESFMDDDSAQKLHEWSRPCEAERKPIEVSRVTNIANLWKKLKKIPEDFSLVPTDEPMQFDDEKVYEAFMNEEIMPELLDAWNIGGTSAGPRQDDDSLALHLHFDDSDEG; from the exons ATGGCAGAATTG AGACAACCAGAAGATCAAGAGCTAGGAGCCGAATTCGTGGTAGACAGCACTGCTCCTGTAGAAGAGATTCTACAGAACTTGATTGAAAGGGAGCATTACAGTAAAGCGTATAAGTTCTACCGTTACCTATTGGTTCAGAGGCGGCACACAGCGAACGCCTGCTGGAACCTGCACTACACTCTCCCTGGACATCCCCTCAAAGTTTTCGCGGACGGCTGGGATGGGGACATTGAACTTGACTATTTCGAACCCTTCCCATACAGAAGCACAATGCCCAAAATCATAACTCCAATGCGGAACATGAACAAAACTGACCCTGTGACTGATTATATGAAAATGAAGAATGATTGGAAGCATGAAATTGCTATAATCAAAAAGCAGAGCGGCA GAAAAGTTGTACGCAAGCTAAACAATGATGTGATGCAAGTATCAAAGTTCTTAATCGACTTGGCAGCGACTATGGAAAAGGACCCTGACCCCAACTTTGACTCTACGTTCAACTGGTACTATGCAGGAAGCGGAAACTTACAGCTGGTCTGCATCAACTGGGTCGATTACCTGCTCCATAGTGAATTTAGTGTGGTGT ATTTAACTAGATTTCACAGAGACAGTACTGTGAGCATTGAAAATGAGCATACTTCAAGTTTCGACTGTAAAGCTGGAAATATTCTAGAAACAATTTGTTCCTCTCAGAATATAGTAGCTCTAAGAACGAAACGATCAATTATTATGTTGAAGATCATTGAAACGGATGATAACATTAATTTCGAACTACTGAAAAAGTTTGACTCGGACGTGCCATTCACGAGTATCAGATTCGACAAGCACCACACGAATATACTTTACGTCACAACACTGGACGGTAATTTGAAAATAGTGAATGTGGATAGAGTAACGGCGAGGAGCGTCAAACTGGTTCGACAGAGCAAGTCCGACGTGAACAATTGGAACTGCGTGATCGGTGGGGAGCGTGCGACGTACGCTCACATCGAGAGGCGGTCGATAACATTTTACGACAAACGGACCCACGACGCAGTTTTTAAGTGGTCGGGCTTGCGGCAGATTATAGACGAGGTGCGGTGTAACGATATCACGGCGGCGACCCTGGTCGAAGGCAGCCCGGCTCTGTACTTTGCGACGGATCACCATTTGTTTCTGTTCGACGCGCGTAACTCTGGTGCTAAACGGCCGTTGCTGCGCTGGACGCACGGGCTCAAGTGCGCGCCGACGTATCTCGCCGTCGCTAGCGCAGAAGACAACAG GGAGGTGGTGGTAGTCACGAGCCAGTGGTGCGAGGACGCGTGCGTGGTGAGCAACTACTCCGATTGCGTGCAGCGCGCCGGGGCCGCGCCCGGCGTGTGCCTGCCGTACCACCCGCCCAACTTGCTGCAG GTGTTACACGAGGCGCGCCTACGCATGTTATGCTGTTCCCTCGCCAGTCCCATCGAGCGGCGCCTGTCCGCAGCCACCACCGGCCTCTTAGCTCTCCCTCACGCGGCCAACACTCTCCTGCTCACTCACAACTCACTCGGAGACATCGCTTATCGAACCATCCACCCGGACTACATGGAATCCTTCATGGATGACGACAGCGCGCAGAAGTTGCACGAGTGGAGCCGCCCCTGTGAGGCCGAGAGGAAACCGATCGAGGTGTCCAGGGTCACGAATATAGCGAATCTGTGGAAGAAGTTGAAGAAGATACCGGAGGACTTCAGCTTGGTGCCGACGGATGAGCCGATGCAGTTTGatgatgaaaag GTATATGAAGCGTTCATGAACGAGGAGATAATGCCAGAGCTACTAGACGCGTGGAACATTGGCGGCACATCAGCTGGCCCGCGGCAAGATGACGACTCGCTGGCGCTCCATCTGCACTTCGACGACAGCGACGAAGGCTAA